The following are encoded together in the Choloepus didactylus isolate mChoDid1 chromosome 7, mChoDid1.pri, whole genome shotgun sequence genome:
- the LOC119539926 gene encoding LOW QUALITY PROTEIN: olfactory receptor 2J3-like (The sequence of the model RefSeq protein was modified relative to this genomic sequence to represent the inferred CDS: inserted 2 bases in 1 codon), with translation MNDDGKXNGSSQGYFILLGFSNWPHLEVILFVVILVFYLMTLIGNLFIIILSYLDAHLHTPMYFFLSNLSFLDLCYTTSSIPQLLVNLWGPEKTISYAGCMIQLYFVLALGATECVLLVVMSYDRYAAVCRPLHYSVIMHPRFCHLLAVASWVSGFTVSALHSSFTFWVPLCGHRQVDHFFCEVPALLQLSCVDTHANELTLMVVSAIFVLLPLILILSSYGAIARAVLRIQSTTGLQKVFRTCGAHLMVVSLFFIPVMCIYLQPPSGNSQDQGKFIALFYTVVTPSFNPLIYTLRNKDVRGAVKRLMGWE, from the exons ATGAatgatgatggaaa aaatggaagttcTCAAGGCTACTTTATTCTACTGGGTTTTTCTAATTGGCCTCATCTGGAAGTGATTCTTTTTGTAGTTATCTTGGTGTTCTACTTGATGACACTGATTGGCAACCTATTCATCATTATCTTGTCATACCTGGATGCCCATCTCCATactcccatgtacttcttcctctcaaaCCTCTCTTTTCTGGATCTATGCTACACTACCAGCTCCATCCCTCAGTTACTGGTCAACCTCTGGGGCCCAGAAAAGACCATCTCTTATGCAGGTTGCATGATTCAACTCTACTTTGTCCTTGCACTGGGAGCCACAGAGTGTGTCCTACTGGTGGTGATGTCCTATGACCGTTATGCAGCTGTATGTAGACCCTTGCATTATTCTGTCATCATGCACCCTCGTTTCTGTCACCTGTTGGCTGTGGCTTCTTGGGTAAGTGGCTTTACCGTCTcagcacttcattcttcttttacctTCTGGGTTCCCTTGTGTGGACATCGCCAAGTAGATCACTTCTTCTGTGAAGTTCCAGCCCTGCTACAACTCTCATGTGTTGATACCCATGCTAATGAGCTGACCCTCATGGTTGTGAGTGCCATTTTTGTGCTCTTACCTCTCATTCTCATACTCAGCTCCTATGGTGCCATTGCCCGGGCTGTGCTGAGGATACAGTCTACAACTGGACTTCAGAAAGTCTTTCGGACATGTGGAGCCCATCTTATGGTTGTATCTCTCTTTTTCATCCCAGTCATGTGCATATATCTCCAGCCACCATCTGGGAACTCTCAAGATCAAGGCAAGTTCATTGCCCTCTTTTATACTGTTGTCACACCTAGTTTCAACCCTCTAATCTATACACTCAGAAACAAAGATGTAAGAGGGGCAGTAAAGAGACTGATGGGCTGGGAGTGA
- the LOC119540169 gene encoding olfactory receptor 2B11-like: MGLINKSHPEEFILLGFADQPWLELPLFIILLITYPMAMTGNISIILVSKLDPRLHSPMYFFLTNLSFLDMCYTTSIVPQMLFNLGSSKKTISYMGCAVQLYFFHIMGGTECLLLALMSLDRYVAICRPLHYTLIMNQRLCLLLVSIVWLSGVTYAVSEASVTLQLPLCGLNKLDHVLCEIPVLIKAACSEKSANELTLSVVCIFMIAVPLGLILTSYACIGHAVLKMKSSVGRKKAFGTCSSHLIVVFLFYGPGISMYLQPPSSISRDQPKFMALFYGVVTPTLNPFIYTLRNKDVKGALRNLMRRIFSSK; the protein is encoded by the coding sequence ATGGGACTAATTAACAAAAGTCACCCTGAAGAGTTTATTCTATTAGGCTTTGCTGACCAGCCTTGGTTAGAGCTTCCTCTATTCATTATTCTTCTCATAACATACCCTATGGCCATGACTGGAAATATCTCCATCATCCTGGTGTCTAAGTTAGACCCCCGTCTCCACagccccatgtatttcttcctcaccAACCTCTCCTTTCTGGACATGTGTTATACCACAAGCATTGTCCCACAGATGCTGTTTAACCTGGGAAGCTCTAAGAAGACCATCAGCTATATGGGGTGTGCAGTTCAACTTTATTTCTTCCACATAATGGGGGGAACAGAATGTCTGCTCTTGGCCCTTATGTCCTTGgatcgctatgtggccatctgcaggCCTCTCCACTACACCCTCATCATGAATCAGCGCCTCTGCCTCCTGTTAGTATCCATCGTGTGGCTGAGTGGAGTGACCTATGCTGTCTCAGAGGCTTCCGTGACATTACAGCTGCCACTCTGTGGCCTCAATAAACTGGATCATGTGTTGTGTGAGATTCCTGTCCTGATAAAGGCTGCCTGCAGTGAGAAGAGTGCTAATGAGCTCACACTCTCAGTGGTGTGCATTTTTATGATAGCTGTTCCATTAGGCTTAATTCTGACATCCTATGCTTGTATTGGACATGCTGTACTTAAGATGAAATCATCCGTGGGAAGGAAAAAAGCCTTTGGGACATGTTCCTCCCACCTTattgttgttttcttattttatggcCCAGGCATTAGCATGTACCTCCAGCCCCCCTCATCCATCTCAAGGGACCAGCCCAAGTTCATGGCTCTCTTCTATGGAGTGGTGACTCCTACACTCAACCCTTTCATCTACACCCTCAGGAATAAGGATGTGAAGGGGGCATTACGCAACCTGATGAGGAGGATTTTCAGTTCCAAGTGA